In the genome of Acidovorax sp. 69, the window CGCTTGGCGGCAGCAGGGGCTGCGGGCGCGGCTTCGGCCGACGGCTCGGCGCTGTAGCGCGCCACGGTGTTGTGAAAGCCCTGCACAGCCCGGCCCATGGAGCCAGGGGTCTGCAGGAACCGCGCTTCATAGTGCAGCGCGAGGATGAGACCGTGGATCTCGAAGAGCATCTGCTCGGCATCGGTGTCGGCGCGCAACTCGCCCAGGACCTTGCACTGCTCGATGGCGCGGCGCATGGCGGCGTGCCAGGTCAGCACCGAACTGGCCAGCGCATCGCGCACGGGGCCGGTGCGGTCATCGAACTCGACTGCGCCGCTGATGTAGATGCAGCCCGAGTCGATTTCAATGGAGGTGCGCTTCATCCAGTTGTCGAACAGCGCAGAAAGACGCCCCACGCCGCGCGCAGCGGACATGGCGGGGTAGAAGACCTCTTGCTCAAAACGCGTGTGGTATTCGCGGATGACGGAAATCTGCAGTTCTTCACGCGAGCCAAAGTGGGCAAACACGCCCGATTTGCTCATGCCCGTGACATCGGCCAGCGCCCCGATGGACAGGCCTTCGAGCCCGATGTGTGTCGCCAGCCCCAATGCGGCTTCCACAATGGCCGCCTTGGTTTGCTGACCTTTTTGCAAGGCGCGCCCGGTACCGCTGCGAGCGCGCGGAATGCGGGTGACCTGGCGGGATTCAGGGATGGCGGGCATGGGTGTAAATAAAAACGAACGTTCGTTCTATTTTGCAGCAAATTCACTGCGGGACCCAAACCCCCGGAAAAAATAGGGAGGCCCACCCAAATCACCTGTTGCAGTGGCGCCACCGTCTGCCACCACCGTCTGCCACCACCGTCTGCCACCACCGCCCTCACCACCCACCGGTCCACCCGCCATAGGCGGCGGCTTTGCCACCAATTACAGGATCAGCGCCAGACTGGCTTCCAGGTGCTCAGAGGGCAGTCGCTTGAAGCCTGAACGGGCATAACGCTGCAGGCGCCCTAAAGCAAAAGCGGTCAACACACTGGCGGCCACCTGGGCATCGACCGTGGGGGTGTCCGACCCAATCGCCGCCGAGCGCAGGCACTGGCGCAGGGTGGATTCGATGCGGTCGAAAAACTGGTTCATGCGTTGCTGCAGGCGTTCATGTTCAAACACGAGGGCGTCACCCACCATCACGCGCACCATGCCAGGGTTGCGTTCGCCAAACTGCAACAGCAACGCCACGATGCGCGCTGCCTGGCGCGCCCCCACGTCAGGGCTCTGCTCGGGGCCGGGCACATCGCGCCCGGTGATCTGGGTCACCAGGGTGAAGACGGTCTGCTCGATGAAGTCAATCAGACCTTCAAACATCTGCGCCTTGCTGGCGAAATGGCGGTACAGGGCGGCCTCGCTGACGGCCAGGCGCGCCGCCAGCGCGGCCGTGGTGATGCGCTCGGCCCCGGGTTGCTCCAGCATGGAGGCCAACGCCTGCAGGATTTGCTCGCGCCGCTCTCCGGGCTTGGGCCGCTTGCGCGCAACCGGGGTATCACCCGCATCGTCGGTAGTGGCAGGCTCGGGAATGGGCGAAAGTTCGGACATGCGGGACAGAAGCTCTGGTAGGGCCCCGCGCCCCCGACATGCCGGCTGGGCATGCGCTGGTCTGCGGCAGGGCATGGATCATCACGGAGTGCGCGCCACCGGTGCAAGCAGGCCACCGGCTCTGGGGCGCCCGCTTGCGCCGCCCCCTTGTTTGCACAGGTCAGTCGTGTATGGAAATGATTCTCGCACAGGGTTCCGGGCCTGACCGCTGCGGCCAGACGCAGGCCCGGCGTTACAGCGGAAACACCACGGTGACCAGCAGCCCACGCCCCTGCGGGCCCGTTCCGAGCTTGAGTGCAGCCCGGTGCACGCGTGCGATTTCATCGGCGATGGCCAGGCCCAGGCCCGTGCCCTCGCCGCCAGCACCGGGTACGCGATAAAACCGCTGGAGCACGCGGCCCCGCTCCGAATCAGGCACGCCGGGGCCATCGTCCTCCACCTCGACATACGCACGTGGCGGCCCCGCCCGACCCTGGCGCAAGCCGCAGCGAATGGTGACCACGCCGCCCGGTGGGGTGTATTTGATGGCGTTGTCCACCAGGTTGGACAGCAGTTCACGCAACAGCCAACCATGGCCGGTGACATGCACCAGCTGCACGTCGAGCCCCAGATCCAGACCCTTGCCGGTGGCTGCATCCAGAAAGGTCTCCAGCAGCGACTCGCAGAGGTCCTTGAGATCCACCCGCTGCGGTGGTTGGGCATCCAGGCTGCGCGCATCGGCACGCGACAGCGCCAGAAGCTGGTGCGCCAGTTGCGAAGTGCGGCGCGTGGCATTGCGCAGTTTCTCAATCTGATCCACTCCCAAAACAATAGCACCCTGCGCACGATCTTCGTGCGCTAGCGGCATTTTTCGGTCGAAATCAGGGAAAGAGGTGCGTGGCGGTGCAGCCGCCTTGGCCATCATCGCCCAGGCCTCGACCTGCGCCTGCAGACCTGCCAGCGGGGTGCGCAGTTGGTGTGCGGCGTCGGCCACAAAGCGGCGCTGCCCCTCGGCTTGTGCATTGACCAGCGCAAACAGGCGGTTGAGGGAGTGCACCAGCGGGCGCACCTCGTCGGGCGATGCGGCTTCGTCAATGGGACTCAGATCGCGCGGCGAGCGGCGCTCCACCGCTTCGGCCAGGCCCACCAAGGGCTTGAAGGCCTGGCGCACCGCCCAGTGAATGGCAAATCCTGCGGCAATCAGCAATACCAGGTTGGGCAATAGCACCCTGAGCAGCAGTTGCTGGGCCCATTTCTGGCGCGGGTCGGACCCGTCGGCCAGCGCCACCACCAACTCACCCGCTCCGGTGCGCCCCCGCTGCACAGCCACCCGGTAGGTCACGCCGCCAAACTCCACGCTGTGGAACTCCGGGGCTTGCGTGGCGGGCACCGTGCCATGCACCCAGGCCTCTCCCAGCAGCAGGCGTCCCGAGGTATCGCGCACGCTGTAGGCAGAAAAGCCCGCGTTCTGGCGCAAAAAATCCTCGATCGGCGGCGCCAGCAACAACAGCGGTGGGTCGTTGTCGTGAATGGGCGGGGCCAATACCGAATCAGCCAGCGCGGGCAGCATCCGCACGAGGCGCTGGTCATGCTGGCCCGCCGCCTCGTCGGCCGAGCGGTAATCCATCCAGACCCCCACCAGCACCAGCAAGCACAGCGGCAGCACCAGCATCAGGAGCAGCCGCGTGCGCAGGTCAGAGGTCATGGCCCGCAAGCCGGGGCGCTGGGTGGCGTTTTTCCGGAACAGCATGGCAGGGCGATGAGAAAGGAGGAGTCCCGCTCAGGGGGACTGAAGCTCCAGCCGGTAACCAAAGCCACGGATGGATCGCAGCGCCACGCCATGGGGCTCCAGCTTGCCACGCAGGCGGGAGACATAGACCTCGACCGCGTTGGGCGTGATCTCCTTGTCCCAACCGGTCAGCGCCTGCAGCAGCTTGTCTTTGCTGGCGGGCTTGGGGGCGTTGATGAGCAGGTACTCCAGCACCGTCCACTCGCGGGGACCCAGTTCGATGACCTGCTCTCCATCCGCAGCACGAATGCTCGCGCGGCGGCCTGCCGTGTCCAGCTCCAGCGGGCCAAAGCTCAGCACCGCCGTCGTCGCAGCCTGCGAGCGGCGCAGCAGCGCCCGCAAACGCGCCAACAACTCCGGCAGCTCGAACGGCTTGACCATATAGTCATCCGCCCCCAGGTCCAGCCCCTGCACCCGATCGTGCAGGGCATCCCGAGCGGTCAGGATAAGCACCGGCATGGAGGGGCTGGCCATGTCGGGGCGGCGCAGACGGCGAGTCAGCTCCAGGCCATCCATGGCGGGCAGACCAATATCGATGATGGCCGCATCAAAAGACTCGGTGCGCAACACTTCTTCGGCGCGCTCGCCGCTGCCCACCCAATCCACCGCATAACCCGCATCGGTGAGCCCCAGCTTGATGCCACTGGCCACCATCACATCGTCTTCGACCAAAAGCAGGCGCATGGCGTACAGCGGAAAAAGGTGTCAGTGCGACCGAATCATGGTGCCGTAAGCCTGGTCCGTCAGGATCTCCAGCAGCATGGCGTGAGGCACGCGGCCATCAATGATGTGAACGGCATTGACCCCCGCCTTGGCGGCGTCCAGCGCTCCCGCGATCTTGGGCAGCATGCCGCCCGAGATGGTCCCGTCGGCAAACAGTTCTTCGATGCGACGGGCCGTGAGGTCAGTGAGCAGATTGCCCGCCTTGTCCAGCACGCCGGGCGTGTTCGTCAGCAGCATCAGTTTTTCGGCCTGCAGCACCGTGGCCAGCTTGCTCGCCACGACATCGGCGTTGATGTTGTAGCTTTCGTTGTTCTCACCAAATCCGATGGGGCTGATG includes:
- a CDS encoding TetR/AcrR family transcriptional regulator codes for the protein MPAIPESRQVTRIPRARSGTGRALQKGQQTKAAIVEAALGLATHIGLEGLSIGALADVTGMSKSGVFAHFGSREELQISVIREYHTRFEQEVFYPAMSAARGVGRLSALFDNWMKRTSIEIDSGCIYISGAVEFDDRTGPVRDALASSVLTWHAAMRRAIEQCKVLGELRADTDAEQMLFEIHGLILALHYEARFLQTPGSMGRAVQGFHNTVARYSAEPSAEAAPAAPAAAKRRKVSNQTTTSKE
- the slmA gene encoding nucleoid occlusion factor SlmA, which translates into the protein MSELSPIPEPATTDDAGDTPVARKRPKPGERREQILQALASMLEQPGAERITTAALAARLAVSEAALYRHFASKAQMFEGLIDFIEQTVFTLVTQITGRDVPGPEQSPDVGARQAARIVALLLQFGERNPGMVRVMVGDALVFEHERLQQRMNQFFDRIESTLRQCLRSAAIGSDTPTVDAQVAASVLTAFALGRLQRYARSGFKRLPSEHLEASLALIL
- a CDS encoding sensor histidine kinase, which produces MTSDLRTRLLLMLVLPLCLLVLVGVWMDYRSADEAAGQHDQRLVRMLPALADSVLAPPIHDNDPPLLLLAPPIEDFLRQNAGFSAYSVRDTSGRLLLGEAWVHGTVPATQAPEFHSVEFGGVTYRVAVQRGRTGAGELVVALADGSDPRQKWAQQLLLRVLLPNLVLLIAAGFAIHWAVRQAFKPLVGLAEAVERRSPRDLSPIDEAASPDEVRPLVHSLNRLFALVNAQAEGQRRFVADAAHQLRTPLAGLQAQVEAWAMMAKAAAPPRTSFPDFDRKMPLAHEDRAQGAIVLGVDQIEKLRNATRRTSQLAHQLLALSRADARSLDAQPPQRVDLKDLCESLLETFLDAATGKGLDLGLDVQLVHVTGHGWLLRELLSNLVDNAIKYTPPGGVVTIRCGLRQGRAGPPRAYVEVEDDGPGVPDSERGRVLQRFYRVPGAGGEGTGLGLAIADEIARVHRAALKLGTGPQGRGLLVTVVFPL
- a CDS encoding response regulator transcription factor, translating into MRLLLVEDDVMVASGIKLGLTDAGYAVDWVGSGERAEEVLRTESFDAAIIDIGLPAMDGLELTRRLRRPDMASPSMPVLILTARDALHDRVQGLDLGADDYMVKPFELPELLARLRALLRRSQAATTAVLSFGPLELDTAGRRASIRAADGEQVIELGPREWTVLEYLLINAPKPASKDKLLQALTGWDKEITPNAVEVYVSRLRGKLEPHGVALRSIRGFGYRLELQSP